The following are encoded in a window of Clostridium thermarum genomic DNA:
- a CDS encoding prepilin-type N-terminal cleavage/methylation domain-containing protein: protein MRIKKGFTLIELMIVISVIGILTMVITPNVTSVRTQSKNQSVTTNVMLVRSFIESRGARDAIILNAAFLEGKSYSEIMAQVLSGIKSDMTQYFSGSNALQNPFNNATSINYTHQDVRQNNPASASVVLGYSADPNAELPADVRGVGNALGKDKSFAGDVVVILYKAGYVLYGIDNSGDMIDINIIKNPPIPPVVQSGVGGGNGSSPGGINDGGPVPTGILKNIGDVVTYIKSIAIDKILRGEPLNKIWDVMKNPLNGELKTQFTPGNTSKHIVNPYNNSDSIGIYYSSSITGNYSIISVHDADAITTEDTAFSDKPGTVIVYVTSNPTGYVVYGVDQDGDNVGYTTINLSTMVTPEMNQTLANNVAMVSNILKANIKTLAVGDQGDLSNAAYNALKNLNISNSYWAPWKKIGKLSSDSFLQGYALIVSGWNMEGARYSDFKGSVAVNVLKDCTGYEVFGIDEYGNRYHYEKVVR, encoded by the coding sequence ATGAGGATTAAGAAAGGCTTTACCTTAATTGAACTGATGATAGTTATTTCAGTAATAGGCATACTGACCATGGTAATAACGCCTAATGTGACAAGTGTAAGGACCCAATCAAAAAATCAAAGTGTAACTACCAATGTTATGCTAGTGAGGTCTTTTATTGAAAGCCGTGGAGCAAGGGATGCAATTATTTTGAATGCTGCTTTTCTGGAGGGAAAGAGCTATTCAGAGATAATGGCACAGGTACTTTCAGGTATAAAATCTGATATGACCCAATACTTCTCCGGCAGTAATGCCTTGCAGAATCCATTTAATAACGCAACGTCCATAAACTATACTCATCAAGATGTAAGGCAAAACAATCCAGCATCTGCCTCCGTAGTATTGGGCTATTCCGCAGATCCTAACGCTGAATTGCCTGCAGATGTCAGAGGGGTAGGCAATGCCCTTGGTAAGGATAAAAGCTTTGCCGGCGATGTGGTAGTGATTTTGTATAAGGCCGGTTATGTGCTTTATGGAATAGATAACAGTGGAGATATGATTGATATTAACATCATAAAAAATCCGCCTATCCCGCCGGTAGTTCAAAGCGGTGTTGGAGGAGGAAACGGCAGTTCACCAGGTGGTATCAATGATGGAGGGCCTGTACCTACAGGTATTTTGAAAAATATAGGAGATGTAGTCACCTATATAAAAAGTATAGCAATAGATAAAATACTAAGAGGAGAGCCACTTAATAAGATATGGGATGTAATGAAAAATCCTTTGAACGGAGAACTAAAAACACAATTTACTCCGGGAAATACCTCCAAGCACATAGTTAATCCATATAACAATTCGGATAGTATAGGAATTTATTATAGTTCCAGCATAACAGGTAATTACTCCATAATATCAGTTCATGATGCAGATGCCATAACAACGGAGGATACTGCTTTTTCTGATAAGCCGGGAACAGTCATTGTCTATGTTACTTCTAATCCTACGGGATATGTGGTTTACGGAGTAGATCAAGATGGTGATAATGTGGGCTATACAACCATCAATCTTTCTACAATGGTAACACCTGAGATGAATCAAACTTTGGCAAATAATGTTGCCATGGTATCTAATATCTTGAAAGCAAACATAAAAACTCTGGCAGTTGGAGATCAAGGAGACTTGAGCAATGCAGCCTATAATGCTCTTAAAAACCTCAATATAAGTAATTCTTATTGGGCGCCATGGAAGAAAATAGGTAAGTTAAGTAGTGACAGCTTTCTTCAAGGCTATGCCTTGATAGTCAGCGGTTGGAACATGGAAGGAGCCAGATACAGTGATTTCAAAGGTTCAGTGGCGGTGAATGTTTTAAAAGACTGTACAGGTTATGAGGTGTTCGGTATTGATGAATATGGAAACAGATATCACTATGAAAAAGTGGTGAGG
- a CDS encoding 3-isopropylmalate dehydratase small subunit has product MKNFKGKVLFLDRSDINTDEIIPAKYLTEITKEALKPYLLEDLALPGFNNKEDIKDKAVIVTRANFGCGSSREHAPWALEVNEINVVIAENFARIFRQNMYNCGMFAIELPKDKIDYLFDNYAGKDTSIEIDVDNDKIIVTSAEKSDIIDFKVGDFDKTLVKEGGWVGYADKNY; this is encoded by the coding sequence ATGAAGAATTTTAAAGGAAAAGTTTTATTTTTAGATAGAAGCGATATTAATACCGATGAAATTATTCCTGCGAAGTATCTTACAGAGATCACTAAAGAGGCTCTAAAACCCTACTTACTGGAAGATTTAGCGCTGCCAGGCTTCAACAACAAAGAAGACATCAAAGACAAGGCGGTTATTGTGACCAGGGCTAATTTTGGCTGCGGTTCTTCCAGGGAACACGCTCCTTGGGCTTTAGAGGTAAATGAAATAAATGTAGTTATAGCGGAAAACTTTGCAAGGATATTCAGACAGAATATGTACAACTGTGGAATGTTTGCTATAGAACTGCCGAAAGATAAGATAGACTATCTTTTTGATAACTATGCAGGTAAGGACACTTCAATAGAGATTGACGTTGATAACGATAAAATAATTGTAACTTCAGCAGAAAAATCAGATATCATAGACTTCAAGGTTGGTGACTTTGACAAGACACTTGTCAAAGAAGGCGGCTGGGTTGGTTATGCTGATAAGAACTATTGA